One part of the Dasypus novemcinctus isolate mDasNov1 chromosome 27, mDasNov1.1.hap2, whole genome shotgun sequence genome encodes these proteins:
- the HYOU1 gene encoding hypoxia up-regulated protein 1 isoform X1 — translation MGARAGRRGRGRARGAGPGGRGSNERAPRPGPAGARGRGQRLVANVTVCKRRGVGKRGALAAWRGRLLPRSSRAGAGGAEARASPTLSSRPGPASSRGTMAATVRRQRPRRLACWALMAVLLADLLALSDTLAVMSVDLGSESMKVAIVKPGVPMEIVLNKESRRKTPVTVTLKENERLFGDSAASMAIKNPKATLRYFQHLLGKQTDNPHVALYRARFPEHELGFDPQRQTVHFQISQHLKFSPEEVLGMILNYSRSLAEDFAEQPIKDAVITVPAFFNQAERRAVLQAAHMAGLKVLQLINDNTATALSYGVFRRKDINNTAQNIMFYDMGSGSTVCTIVTYQTVKTKEAGMQPQLQIRGVGFDRTLGGLEMELRLRDHLAGLFNEQRKGQRAKDVRENPRAMAKLLREANRLKTILSANADHMAQIEGLMDDVDFKAKVTRVEFEELCADLFERVPGPVQQALQSAEMSLDEIEQVILVGGATRVPRVQDVLLKAVGKEELGKNINADEAAAMGAVYQAAALSKAFKVKPFVVRDAVIYPILVEFTREVEEESGVRSLKHNKRVLFSRMGPYPQRKVITFNRYSHDFNFHINYGDLGFLGPEDLRVFGSQNLTTVKLKGVGESFKKYPDYESKGIKAHFNLDESGVLSLDRVESVFETLVEDSPEEESTLTKLGNTISSLFGGGTTPDAKENGTDTVQEEEESPAEGSKDEPGEQVELKEEAEAPVEDTSQPPPPESKGDTAPSGEKATEKENGEKSETQKPSEKGEAGPEAAPPASEGEKKQKPARKQRMVEEIGVELVVLDLPDLPEDELARSMQKLQDLTLRDLEKQEREKAANSLEAFIFETQDKLYQPEYQEVSTEEQREEISGKLSAASTWLEDEGFGATTVMLKEKLVELRKLCQGLFFRVEERKKWPERLSALDSLLNHSSMFLKGARLIPEMDQIFTEVEMTTLEKVINETWAWKNATMAEQAKLPATEKPVLLSKDIEAKMMALDREVQYLLNKAKFAKPRPRPKDKNGTRAEPPLNASDQGEKVIPPPGQTEDAKPIPEPERVQTGSEQEDTEPLELGGPGTGEESEQKEQPAGQKQPLKNDEL, via the exons ATGGGAGCGcgcgccgggcggcgggggcggggccgggcgcgcGGCGCAGGTCCCGGCGGCCGAGGCTCCAATGAGCGCGCGCCGCGTCCGGGGCCGGCTGGTGCGCGAGGCCGCGGGCAGAGGTTGGTGGCTAATGTAACAGTTTGCAAAAGGAGGGGAGTCGGGAAGCGGGGCGCGCTGGCGGCCTGGCGGGGACGTCTGCTGCCGCGTTCGTCCCGAGCAGGGGCCGGAGGAGCGGAGGCCCGAG CGTCACCAACTCTCAGTTCCCGTCCAGGCCCAGCAAGCTCCAG GGGCACAATGGCAGCCACAGTCAGAAGGCAGAGACCGAGGCGGCTAGCCTGTTGGGCCTTGATGGCTGTGCTCTTGGCAGACCTGTTGGCTCTGAGTG ACACGCTGGCAGTGATGTCTGTGGACCTGGGCAGTGAGTCTATGAAGGTGGCCATCGTCAAGCCTGGAGTGCCCATGGAAATTGTCTTGAACAA GGAATCCCGGAGAAAGACTCCAGTGACTGTGAccctgaaagaaaatgaaagattatTTGGAGACAGTGCAGCAAGCATG GCCATCAAGAATCCAAAGGCTACACTGCGATACTTCCAGCACCTACTGGGAAAGCAGACAGATAATCCTCACGTGGCCCTTTACCGGGCTCGCTTCCCAGAGCACGAGCTAGGCTTCGACCCGCAAAGGCAGACTGTGCACTTCCAGATTAGCCA GCACCTCAAGTTCTCACCTGAGGAGGTGCTGGGCATGATTCTCAATTACTCCCGTTCCCTGGCTGAAGATTTTGCAG AGCAGCCCATCAAGGATGCAGTAATCACCGTGCCTGCCTTCTTCAACCAGGCTGAGCGCCGAGCTGTGCTGCAGGCTGCTCACATGGCTGGCCTCAAAGTGCTGCAGCTCATCAATGACAATACTGCCACTGCCCTCAGCTATGGTGTCTTCCGCCGGAAGGATATCAACAACACGGCCCAg AATATCATGTTCTATGACATGGGCTCAGGCAGCACCGTGTGCACCATCGTCACCTACCAGACAGTGAAGACGAAGGAagcagggatgcagccccagcTCCAGATACGGGGAGTGGG GTTTGACCGCACCCTGGGGGGCCTGGAGATGGAGCTCCGGCTGCGTGACCACCTGGCTGGACTTTTCAATGAGCAGCGCAAGGGCCAGAGAGCGAAGGATGTGCGGGAGAACCCCCGGGCCATGGCCAAGCTGCTGCGTGAGGCTAATCGGCTCAAAACCATCCTGAGTGCCAACGCTGACCACATGGCACAG ATCGAGGGCCTGATGGACGATGTGGACTTCAAGGCCAAAGTGACTCGAGTGGAGTTTGAGGAGCTGTGTGCTGACTTATTTGAGCGGGTGCCGGGGCCTGTACAGCAGGCGCTCCAGAGTGCTGAAATGAGTTTG GATGAAATTGAACAGGTGATCCTGGTGGGTGGGGCCACTCGGGTCCCCAGAGTTCAGGACGTGCTGCTGAAGGCTGTGGGCAA GGAGGAGCTAGGGAAGAACATCAATGCAGATGAAGCAGCTGCTATGGGCGCAGTGTACCAGGCAGCTGCACTCAGCAAAGCCTTCAAGGTGAAGCCGTTTGTAGTCCGAGATGCAGTGATCTACCCCATCCTG GTGGAGTTCACCAGAGAAGTGGAGGAGGAGTCTGGGGTTCGCAGCCTGAAGCACAATAAGCGGGTGCTTTTCTCCCGGATGGGGCCCTACCCTCAGCGCAAAGTCATCACCTTTAACCGCTACAGCCATGATTTCAACTTCCACATCAACTACGGTGACCTGGGCTTCCTGGGGCCTGAGGATCTCCG GGTATTCGGCTCCCAGAATCTGACCACAGTGAAGCTAAAAGGTGTGGGCGAGAGCTTCAAGAAGTATCCTGACTATGAGTCCAAGGGCATCAAGGCCCACTTCAACCTGGACGAGAGTGGTGTCCTGAGCCTGGACAGG GTGGAGTCTGTATTTGAAACGCTGGTGGAGGACAGCCCCGAAGAGGAATCTACTCTCACCA AACTTGGCAACACCATTTCCAGCCTGTTTGGAGGTGGTACCACGCCAGATGCCAAAGAGAATGGTACAGATACTGTCCAG gaggaagaggagagccCTGCTGAGGGGAGCAAGGATGAGCCTGGGGAGCAAGTAGAGCTGAAGGAGGAAGCTGAGGCCCCAGTGGAGGACACCTCTCAGCCCCCACCCCCTGAGTCTAAAGGGGACACGGCCCCTAGTGGAGAAAAggctacagaaaaagaaaacggGGAAAAGTCTGAGACTCAG AAGCCAAGTGAGAAGGGAGAGGCAGGGCCTGAGGCTGCCCCTCCAGCCTCTGAGGGAGAAAAGAAGCAGAAGCCTGCCCGGAAGCAGAGAATGGTAGAGGAGATTGGGGTGGAGCTGGTTGTCCTGGACCTGCCTGACCTGCCTGAGGATGAGCTGGCTCGCTCGATGCAGAA ACTTCAGGACTTGACCCTCCGAGACCTGGAGAAGCAGGAACGGGAGAAAGCTGCCAACAGCTTGGAGGCTTTCATCTTCGAGACCCAG GACAAGCTATACCAGCCCGAGTACCAGGAGGTGTCTACTGAGGAGCAGCGTGAGGAGATCTCTGGGAAACTCAGTGCCGCTTCCACTTGGCTGGAGGATGAGGGCTTTGGGGCCACCACTGTG ATGCTGAAGGAGAAGCTGGTGGAGCTAAGAAAGTTGTGCCAAGGGCTGTTTTTCCGGGTGGAAGAGCGCAAGAAGTGGCCTGAACGGCTATCTGCCCTCGACAGTCTCCTCAACCATTCCAGCATGTTCCTCAA GGGAGCCCGACTCATCCCAGAGATGGACCAGATCTTCACTGAGGTGGAGATGACAACCTTAGAGAAAGTCATCAACGAGACCTGG GCCTGGAAGAACGCAACTATGGCTGAGCAAGCCAAGCTTCCTGCCACTGAGAAGCCCGTCTTGCTCTCAAAAGACATTGAGGCCAAGATGATGGCCCTGGACCGTGAGGTGCAGTATCTGCTCAATAAGGCCAAGTTTGCCAAGCCCCGACCCCGGCCCAAGGACAAGAATGGGACCAGGGCAGAACCTCCCCTCAATGCCAGCGACCAGGGAGAGAAAGTCATTCCTCCGCCAG GCCAGACTGAAGATGCAAAACCCATTCCAGAACCCGAGAGAGTACAGACAG GATCTGAACAGGAAGACACTGAGCCTCTGGAGCTAGGAGGTCCTGGAACAGGTGAAG AATCAgagcagaaggagcagccagCAGGACAGAAGCAGCCTTTGAAGAATGATGAACTATAA
- the HYOU1 gene encoding hypoxia up-regulated protein 1 isoform X3, giving the protein MAATVRRQRPRRLACWALMAVLLADLLALSDTLAVMSVDLGSESMKVAIVKPGVPMEIVLNKESRRKTPVTVTLKENERLFGDSAASMAIKNPKATLRYFQHLLGKQTDNPHVALYRARFPEHELGFDPQRQTVHFQISQHLKFSPEEVLGMILNYSRSLAEDFAEQPIKDAVITVPAFFNQAERRAVLQAAHMAGLKVLQLINDNTATALSYGVFRRKDINNTAQNIMFYDMGSGSTVCTIVTYQTVKTKEAGMQPQLQIRGVGFDRTLGGLEMELRLRDHLAGLFNEQRKGQRAKDVRENPRAMAKLLREANRLKTILSANADHMAQIEGLMDDVDFKAKVTRVEFEELCADLFERVPGPVQQALQSAEMSLDEIEQVILVGGATRVPRVQDVLLKAVGKEELGKNINADEAAAMGAVYQAAALSKAFKVKPFVVRDAVIYPILVEFTREVEEESGVRSLKHNKRVLFSRMGPYPQRKVITFNRYSHDFNFHINYGDLGFLGPEDLRVFGSQNLTTVKLKGVGESFKKYPDYESKGIKAHFNLDESGVLSLDRVESVFETLVEDSPEEESTLTKLGNTISSLFGGGTTPDAKENGTDTVQEEEESPAEGSKDEPGEQVELKEEAEAPVEDTSQPPPPESKGDTAPSGEKATEKENGEKSETQKPSEKGEAGPEAAPPASEGEKKQKPARKQRMVEEIGVELVVLDLPDLPEDELARSMQKLQDLTLRDLEKQEREKAANSLEAFIFETQDKLYQPEYQEVSTEEQREEISGKLSAASTWLEDEGFGATTVMLKEKLVELRKLCQGLFFRVEERKKWPERLSALDSLLNHSSMFLKGARLIPEMDQIFTEVEMTTLEKVINETWAWKNATMAEQAKLPATEKPVLLSKDIEAKMMALDREVQYLLNKAKFAKPRPRPKDKNGTRAEPPLNASDQGEKVIPPPGQTEDAKPIPEPERVQTGSEQEDTEPLELGGPGTESEQKEQPAGQKQPLKNDEL; this is encoded by the exons ATGGCAGCCACAGTCAGAAGGCAGAGACCGAGGCGGCTAGCCTGTTGGGCCTTGATGGCTGTGCTCTTGGCAGACCTGTTGGCTCTGAGTG ACACGCTGGCAGTGATGTCTGTGGACCTGGGCAGTGAGTCTATGAAGGTGGCCATCGTCAAGCCTGGAGTGCCCATGGAAATTGTCTTGAACAA GGAATCCCGGAGAAAGACTCCAGTGACTGTGAccctgaaagaaaatgaaagattatTTGGAGACAGTGCAGCAAGCATG GCCATCAAGAATCCAAAGGCTACACTGCGATACTTCCAGCACCTACTGGGAAAGCAGACAGATAATCCTCACGTGGCCCTTTACCGGGCTCGCTTCCCAGAGCACGAGCTAGGCTTCGACCCGCAAAGGCAGACTGTGCACTTCCAGATTAGCCA GCACCTCAAGTTCTCACCTGAGGAGGTGCTGGGCATGATTCTCAATTACTCCCGTTCCCTGGCTGAAGATTTTGCAG AGCAGCCCATCAAGGATGCAGTAATCACCGTGCCTGCCTTCTTCAACCAGGCTGAGCGCCGAGCTGTGCTGCAGGCTGCTCACATGGCTGGCCTCAAAGTGCTGCAGCTCATCAATGACAATACTGCCACTGCCCTCAGCTATGGTGTCTTCCGCCGGAAGGATATCAACAACACGGCCCAg AATATCATGTTCTATGACATGGGCTCAGGCAGCACCGTGTGCACCATCGTCACCTACCAGACAGTGAAGACGAAGGAagcagggatgcagccccagcTCCAGATACGGGGAGTGGG GTTTGACCGCACCCTGGGGGGCCTGGAGATGGAGCTCCGGCTGCGTGACCACCTGGCTGGACTTTTCAATGAGCAGCGCAAGGGCCAGAGAGCGAAGGATGTGCGGGAGAACCCCCGGGCCATGGCCAAGCTGCTGCGTGAGGCTAATCGGCTCAAAACCATCCTGAGTGCCAACGCTGACCACATGGCACAG ATCGAGGGCCTGATGGACGATGTGGACTTCAAGGCCAAAGTGACTCGAGTGGAGTTTGAGGAGCTGTGTGCTGACTTATTTGAGCGGGTGCCGGGGCCTGTACAGCAGGCGCTCCAGAGTGCTGAAATGAGTTTG GATGAAATTGAACAGGTGATCCTGGTGGGTGGGGCCACTCGGGTCCCCAGAGTTCAGGACGTGCTGCTGAAGGCTGTGGGCAA GGAGGAGCTAGGGAAGAACATCAATGCAGATGAAGCAGCTGCTATGGGCGCAGTGTACCAGGCAGCTGCACTCAGCAAAGCCTTCAAGGTGAAGCCGTTTGTAGTCCGAGATGCAGTGATCTACCCCATCCTG GTGGAGTTCACCAGAGAAGTGGAGGAGGAGTCTGGGGTTCGCAGCCTGAAGCACAATAAGCGGGTGCTTTTCTCCCGGATGGGGCCCTACCCTCAGCGCAAAGTCATCACCTTTAACCGCTACAGCCATGATTTCAACTTCCACATCAACTACGGTGACCTGGGCTTCCTGGGGCCTGAGGATCTCCG GGTATTCGGCTCCCAGAATCTGACCACAGTGAAGCTAAAAGGTGTGGGCGAGAGCTTCAAGAAGTATCCTGACTATGAGTCCAAGGGCATCAAGGCCCACTTCAACCTGGACGAGAGTGGTGTCCTGAGCCTGGACAGG GTGGAGTCTGTATTTGAAACGCTGGTGGAGGACAGCCCCGAAGAGGAATCTACTCTCACCA AACTTGGCAACACCATTTCCAGCCTGTTTGGAGGTGGTACCACGCCAGATGCCAAAGAGAATGGTACAGATACTGTCCAG gaggaagaggagagccCTGCTGAGGGGAGCAAGGATGAGCCTGGGGAGCAAGTAGAGCTGAAGGAGGAAGCTGAGGCCCCAGTGGAGGACACCTCTCAGCCCCCACCCCCTGAGTCTAAAGGGGACACGGCCCCTAGTGGAGAAAAggctacagaaaaagaaaacggGGAAAAGTCTGAGACTCAG AAGCCAAGTGAGAAGGGAGAGGCAGGGCCTGAGGCTGCCCCTCCAGCCTCTGAGGGAGAAAAGAAGCAGAAGCCTGCCCGGAAGCAGAGAATGGTAGAGGAGATTGGGGTGGAGCTGGTTGTCCTGGACCTGCCTGACCTGCCTGAGGATGAGCTGGCTCGCTCGATGCAGAA ACTTCAGGACTTGACCCTCCGAGACCTGGAGAAGCAGGAACGGGAGAAAGCTGCCAACAGCTTGGAGGCTTTCATCTTCGAGACCCAG GACAAGCTATACCAGCCCGAGTACCAGGAGGTGTCTACTGAGGAGCAGCGTGAGGAGATCTCTGGGAAACTCAGTGCCGCTTCCACTTGGCTGGAGGATGAGGGCTTTGGGGCCACCACTGTG ATGCTGAAGGAGAAGCTGGTGGAGCTAAGAAAGTTGTGCCAAGGGCTGTTTTTCCGGGTGGAAGAGCGCAAGAAGTGGCCTGAACGGCTATCTGCCCTCGACAGTCTCCTCAACCATTCCAGCATGTTCCTCAA GGGAGCCCGACTCATCCCAGAGATGGACCAGATCTTCACTGAGGTGGAGATGACAACCTTAGAGAAAGTCATCAACGAGACCTGG GCCTGGAAGAACGCAACTATGGCTGAGCAAGCCAAGCTTCCTGCCACTGAGAAGCCCGTCTTGCTCTCAAAAGACATTGAGGCCAAGATGATGGCCCTGGACCGTGAGGTGCAGTATCTGCTCAATAAGGCCAAGTTTGCCAAGCCCCGACCCCGGCCCAAGGACAAGAATGGGACCAGGGCAGAACCTCCCCTCAATGCCAGCGACCAGGGAGAGAAAGTCATTCCTCCGCCAG GCCAGACTGAAGATGCAAAACCCATTCCAGAACCCGAGAGAGTACAGACAG GATCTGAACAGGAAGACACTGAGCCTCTGGAGCTAGGAGGTCCTGGAACAG AATCAgagcagaaggagcagccagCAGGACAGAAGCAGCCTTTGAAGAATGATGAACTATAA
- the HYOU1 gene encoding hypoxia up-regulated protein 1 isoform X5 — protein MSARRVRGRLVREAAGRASPTLSSRPGPASSRGTMAATVRRQRPRRLACWALMAVLLADLLALSDTLAVMSVDLGSESMKVAIVKPGVPMEIVLNKESRRKTPVTVTLKENERLFGDSAASMAIKNPKATLRYFQHLLGKQTDNPHVALYRARFPEHELGFDPQRQTVHFQISQHLKFSPEEVLGMILNYSRSLAEDFAEQPIKDAVITVPAFFNQAERRAVLQAAHMAGLKVLQLINDNTATALSYGVFRRKDINNTAQNIMFYDMGSGSTVCTIVTYQTVKTKEAGMQPQLQIRGVGFDRTLGGLEMELRLRDHLAGLFNEQRKGQRAKDVRENPRAMAKLLREANRLKTILSANADHMAQIEGLMDDVDFKAKVTRVEFEELCADLFERVPGPVQQALQSAEMSLDEIEQVILVGGATRVPRVQDVLLKAVGKEELGKNINADEAAAMGAVYQAAALSKAFKVKPFVVRDAVIYPILVEFTREVEEESGVRSLKHNKRVLFSRMGPYPQRKVITFNRYSHDFNFHINYGDLGFLGPEDLRVFGSQNLTTVKLKGVGESFKKYPDYESKGIKAHFNLDESGVLSLDRVESVFETLVEDSPEEESTLTKLGNTISSLFGGGTTPDAKENGTDTVQEEEESPAEGSKDEPGEQVELKEEAEAPVEDTSQPPPPESKGDTAPSGEKATEKENGEKSETQKPSEKGEAGPEAAPPASEGEKKQKPARKQRMVEEIGVELVVLDLPDLPEDELARSMQKLQDLTLRDLEKQEREKAANSLEAFIFETQDKLYQPEYQEVSTEEQREEISGKLSAASTWLEDEGFGATTVMLKEKLVELRKLCQGLFFRVEERKKWPERLSALDSLLNHSSMFLKGARLIPEMDQIFTEVEMTTLEKVINETWAWKNATMAEQAKLPATEKPVLLSKDIEAKMMALDREVQYLLNKAKFAKPRPRPKDKNGTRAEPPLNASDQGEKVIPPPGQTEDAKPIPEPERVQTGSEQEDTEPLELGGPGTESEQKEQPAGQKQPLKNDEL, from the exons ATGAGCGCGCGCCGCGTCCGGGGCCGGCTGGTGCGCGAGGCCGCGGGCAGAG CGTCACCAACTCTCAGTTCCCGTCCAGGCCCAGCAAGCTCCAG GGGCACAATGGCAGCCACAGTCAGAAGGCAGAGACCGAGGCGGCTAGCCTGTTGGGCCTTGATGGCTGTGCTCTTGGCAGACCTGTTGGCTCTGAGTG ACACGCTGGCAGTGATGTCTGTGGACCTGGGCAGTGAGTCTATGAAGGTGGCCATCGTCAAGCCTGGAGTGCCCATGGAAATTGTCTTGAACAA GGAATCCCGGAGAAAGACTCCAGTGACTGTGAccctgaaagaaaatgaaagattatTTGGAGACAGTGCAGCAAGCATG GCCATCAAGAATCCAAAGGCTACACTGCGATACTTCCAGCACCTACTGGGAAAGCAGACAGATAATCCTCACGTGGCCCTTTACCGGGCTCGCTTCCCAGAGCACGAGCTAGGCTTCGACCCGCAAAGGCAGACTGTGCACTTCCAGATTAGCCA GCACCTCAAGTTCTCACCTGAGGAGGTGCTGGGCATGATTCTCAATTACTCCCGTTCCCTGGCTGAAGATTTTGCAG AGCAGCCCATCAAGGATGCAGTAATCACCGTGCCTGCCTTCTTCAACCAGGCTGAGCGCCGAGCTGTGCTGCAGGCTGCTCACATGGCTGGCCTCAAAGTGCTGCAGCTCATCAATGACAATACTGCCACTGCCCTCAGCTATGGTGTCTTCCGCCGGAAGGATATCAACAACACGGCCCAg AATATCATGTTCTATGACATGGGCTCAGGCAGCACCGTGTGCACCATCGTCACCTACCAGACAGTGAAGACGAAGGAagcagggatgcagccccagcTCCAGATACGGGGAGTGGG GTTTGACCGCACCCTGGGGGGCCTGGAGATGGAGCTCCGGCTGCGTGACCACCTGGCTGGACTTTTCAATGAGCAGCGCAAGGGCCAGAGAGCGAAGGATGTGCGGGAGAACCCCCGGGCCATGGCCAAGCTGCTGCGTGAGGCTAATCGGCTCAAAACCATCCTGAGTGCCAACGCTGACCACATGGCACAG ATCGAGGGCCTGATGGACGATGTGGACTTCAAGGCCAAAGTGACTCGAGTGGAGTTTGAGGAGCTGTGTGCTGACTTATTTGAGCGGGTGCCGGGGCCTGTACAGCAGGCGCTCCAGAGTGCTGAAATGAGTTTG GATGAAATTGAACAGGTGATCCTGGTGGGTGGGGCCACTCGGGTCCCCAGAGTTCAGGACGTGCTGCTGAAGGCTGTGGGCAA GGAGGAGCTAGGGAAGAACATCAATGCAGATGAAGCAGCTGCTATGGGCGCAGTGTACCAGGCAGCTGCACTCAGCAAAGCCTTCAAGGTGAAGCCGTTTGTAGTCCGAGATGCAGTGATCTACCCCATCCTG GTGGAGTTCACCAGAGAAGTGGAGGAGGAGTCTGGGGTTCGCAGCCTGAAGCACAATAAGCGGGTGCTTTTCTCCCGGATGGGGCCCTACCCTCAGCGCAAAGTCATCACCTTTAACCGCTACAGCCATGATTTCAACTTCCACATCAACTACGGTGACCTGGGCTTCCTGGGGCCTGAGGATCTCCG GGTATTCGGCTCCCAGAATCTGACCACAGTGAAGCTAAAAGGTGTGGGCGAGAGCTTCAAGAAGTATCCTGACTATGAGTCCAAGGGCATCAAGGCCCACTTCAACCTGGACGAGAGTGGTGTCCTGAGCCTGGACAGG GTGGAGTCTGTATTTGAAACGCTGGTGGAGGACAGCCCCGAAGAGGAATCTACTCTCACCA AACTTGGCAACACCATTTCCAGCCTGTTTGGAGGTGGTACCACGCCAGATGCCAAAGAGAATGGTACAGATACTGTCCAG gaggaagaggagagccCTGCTGAGGGGAGCAAGGATGAGCCTGGGGAGCAAGTAGAGCTGAAGGAGGAAGCTGAGGCCCCAGTGGAGGACACCTCTCAGCCCCCACCCCCTGAGTCTAAAGGGGACACGGCCCCTAGTGGAGAAAAggctacagaaaaagaaaacggGGAAAAGTCTGAGACTCAG AAGCCAAGTGAGAAGGGAGAGGCAGGGCCTGAGGCTGCCCCTCCAGCCTCTGAGGGAGAAAAGAAGCAGAAGCCTGCCCGGAAGCAGAGAATGGTAGAGGAGATTGGGGTGGAGCTGGTTGTCCTGGACCTGCCTGACCTGCCTGAGGATGAGCTGGCTCGCTCGATGCAGAA ACTTCAGGACTTGACCCTCCGAGACCTGGAGAAGCAGGAACGGGAGAAAGCTGCCAACAGCTTGGAGGCTTTCATCTTCGAGACCCAG GACAAGCTATACCAGCCCGAGTACCAGGAGGTGTCTACTGAGGAGCAGCGTGAGGAGATCTCTGGGAAACTCAGTGCCGCTTCCACTTGGCTGGAGGATGAGGGCTTTGGGGCCACCACTGTG ATGCTGAAGGAGAAGCTGGTGGAGCTAAGAAAGTTGTGCCAAGGGCTGTTTTTCCGGGTGGAAGAGCGCAAGAAGTGGCCTGAACGGCTATCTGCCCTCGACAGTCTCCTCAACCATTCCAGCATGTTCCTCAA GGGAGCCCGACTCATCCCAGAGATGGACCAGATCTTCACTGAGGTGGAGATGACAACCTTAGAGAAAGTCATCAACGAGACCTGG GCCTGGAAGAACGCAACTATGGCTGAGCAAGCCAAGCTTCCTGCCACTGAGAAGCCCGTCTTGCTCTCAAAAGACATTGAGGCCAAGATGATGGCCCTGGACCGTGAGGTGCAGTATCTGCTCAATAAGGCCAAGTTTGCCAAGCCCCGACCCCGGCCCAAGGACAAGAATGGGACCAGGGCAGAACCTCCCCTCAATGCCAGCGACCAGGGAGAGAAAGTCATTCCTCCGCCAG GCCAGACTGAAGATGCAAAACCCATTCCAGAACCCGAGAGAGTACAGACAG GATCTGAACAGGAAGACACTGAGCCTCTGGAGCTAGGAGGTCCTGGAACAG AATCAgagcagaaggagcagccagCAGGACAGAAGCAGCCTTTGAAGAATGATGAACTATAA